In Desulfuromonas sp. KJ2020, a single window of DNA contains:
- a CDS encoding glycosyltransferase codes for MQTTFIQKLPLARQHYRHYLPLMPLAIEQLDLSAYDLVISSSHAVAKGVITGPDQVHVCLCYSPMRYAWDLQHQYLRESGLTTGIRSWAVRAMLHRLRQWDYRTAQNVDHFIAISQFVQRRIWKAYRRESTVLYPPVDTDYFTPGAQKEDFYFTASRLVPYKRIDLIVEAFKQLPDKKLVVIGDGPEMGKIREKAGHNVQLLGHQPKEVLKDHLQRARAFIFVAEEDFGIAPLEAQACGTPVIAFGKGGTLETLRCTEAEAERPTAVFFQQQEAASLLGALETFEQKCAAFQPANCRQNAQRFSVGSFVEQFRNLVIDIQRRDGPA; via the coding sequence GTGCAGACCACTTTTATTCAAAAGCTCCCGCTGGCCCGCCAACATTACCGCCACTATCTGCCACTGATGCCTCTGGCCATCGAGCAGCTTGACCTCTCCGCCTACGATCTGGTGATCTCCAGTTCTCATGCTGTGGCCAAAGGGGTCATTACCGGGCCGGACCAGGTGCATGTCTGCCTCTGTTATTCTCCCATGCGCTATGCCTGGGATCTGCAGCACCAGTATCTGCGCGAAAGCGGGTTGACCACCGGGATCAGAAGCTGGGCCGTTCGCGCCATGCTGCACCGCCTGCGACAATGGGATTATCGAACCGCCCAAAACGTGGATCACTTTATTGCGATTTCCCAGTTTGTGCAGCGCCGCATCTGGAAGGCGTATCGACGTGAATCGACGGTCCTCTATCCGCCGGTGGATACCGATTATTTCACCCCCGGGGCACAGAAAGAAGATTTTTACTTCACCGCCTCGCGGCTGGTGCCCTACAAGCGCATCGACCTGATTGTGGAGGCTTTCAAGCAGTTGCCCGATAAAAAGCTGGTGGTCATCGGCGATGGGCCGGAGATGGGGAAAATCAGGGAAAAGGCCGGCCACAACGTCCAGCTCCTCGGCCATCAGCCCAAAGAGGTGCTCAAAGACCATCTCCAGCGGGCCAGGGCTTTTATCTTTGTGGCGGAAGAAGATTTCGGCATCGCCCCTTTAGAGGCGCAGGCCTGTGGTACACCGGTCATTGCCTTCGGCAAGGGCGGTACCCTGGAAACACTTCGGTGCACCGAGGCAGAGGCAGAGCGGCCGACCGCCGTCTTTTTTCAGCAGCAGGAGGCCGCTTCCCTGCTGGGGGCGCTGGAAACGTTCGAACAGAAATGCGCCGCCTTTCAGCCCGCAAATTGTCGACAAAACGCCCAGCGCTTTTCCGTCGGGTCTTTTGTTGAACAGTTTCGTAATCTTGTTATTGATATTCAACGGCGTGATGGACCCGCCTGA
- a CDS encoding ABC transporter permease: MLMLKALWAYRAFITGSVKREFQSKYRNSLLGAAWTVLNPLAMIIVYTVIFSQVMQAKLPGIDSTFAYSIYLCAGILTWGLFADIVGRGQNVFLEHANLIKKLSFPRISLPVIVVLNASLNFAIIFGLFTLFLIVSGNFPGWAYLAVFPVLLIQILFAIGLGIIIGVLNVFFRDVGHFFGIFLQFWFWLTPIVYPATILPDEARPILAYNPMMTFISAYQNIMVNGTWPHWHDFIGVTLVSLGLCVFGMRLFRKRAGEMVDEL; the protein is encoded by the coding sequence ATGTTGATGTTAAAAGCCCTGTGGGCTTATCGTGCTTTTATAACGGGCAGCGTCAAACGCGAATTTCAGTCCAAATACCGTAACTCCCTGCTCGGAGCAGCCTGGACGGTGCTCAACCCCCTGGCCATGATCATCGTCTATACGGTGATCTTCTCCCAGGTCATGCAGGCCAAACTGCCCGGCATCGATTCAACCTTTGCCTACAGCATCTATCTGTGCGCGGGTATTCTGACCTGGGGGCTTTTCGCCGACATTGTCGGACGAGGACAGAATGTCTTCCTCGAACATGCCAACCTCATCAAAAAACTAAGTTTTCCCCGCATTTCTCTACCCGTCATCGTGGTCCTCAATGCCAGCCTGAACTTCGCCATCATCTTTGGCCTGTTCACTCTCTTTCTGATCGTCAGCGGCAATTTCCCCGGCTGGGCGTACCTGGCGGTTTTTCCCGTCTTGCTCATCCAGATACTCTTCGCCATCGGGCTGGGCATCATCATCGGCGTATTGAATGTGTTTTTTCGCGATGTCGGCCACTTTTTCGGTATTTTTCTCCAGTTCTGGTTCTGGCTGACCCCCATCGTCTATCCCGCGACCATTCTCCCGGATGAGGCCAGACCCATTCTGGCTTATAACCCGATGATGACCTTCATCTCCGCCTACCAGAACATCATGGTTAACGGCACTTGGCCCCATTGGCACGATTTCATCGGCGTCACCCTGGTCAGCTTGGGACTCTGCGTATTCGGGATGCGTCTGTTTCGCAAGCGCGCCGGCGAGATGGTGGATGAGCTGTAG
- a CDS encoding ABC transporter ATP-binding protein: MGSIRVTQLGKAYKQYSTRWSRLLEWALPFLGERHQKKWVLKDVSFTVEPGEAVGIIGVNGAGKSTLLKMITGTTQPTSGKIEITGRVAALLELGMGFHPEFTGRQNVYMSGQLLGLTVEEIAQLMPDIEAFAEIGDYIDQPVRVYSSGMQVRLAFSVATAIRPDILIVDEALSVGDKYFSQKSFYRIQTFLEQGTTLLFVSHDATAVKALCDKALLLDNGKVCMWADPETVIDRYNGMILENSNNLKFTEVKGLSTTDESDNYVPELRYVDGFKAMHAQIDTGEILLVDFRVFDRRGRQIISARTGDRVQIKYKVQAKTDLEDLYFGISLRNNLAISIFNTNSYALGQQPFSLGRNQLAEIIFEMRIPIQLGNYGLCMGVASGGNMTGSFERYLLNVINAEVLEVTGAGVLSRFGGVVDLAPEYAAIKV; encoded by the coding sequence ATGGGATCGATTCGCGTTACACAACTGGGCAAGGCCTATAAACAATATTCTACTCGCTGGTCGCGGCTGCTTGAGTGGGCGCTCCCTTTTCTAGGCGAGAGGCACCAGAAAAAGTGGGTCCTCAAGGATGTCAGTTTTACCGTCGAGCCCGGCGAGGCCGTCGGGATCATCGGAGTAAACGGCGCCGGTAAAAGCACCCTGCTCAAGATGATAACCGGAACCACGCAGCCGACATCCGGCAAGATCGAGATTACCGGGCGGGTTGCCGCCCTTCTTGAGCTCGGGATGGGGTTTCATCCCGAATTCACTGGTCGCCAGAATGTCTATATGTCCGGGCAATTGCTGGGGTTAACCGTCGAGGAAATCGCCCAGCTCATGCCCGATATCGAAGCCTTTGCCGAAATTGGCGACTACATCGATCAGCCGGTCCGGGTGTATTCCAGTGGTATGCAGGTACGTCTCGCTTTTAGTGTCGCAACTGCTATTCGCCCCGATATATTGATCGTTGATGAAGCTCTTTCCGTTGGGGATAAATATTTTTCTCAGAAATCTTTTTATCGGATTCAGACTTTCCTAGAGCAAGGGACGACCCTTTTGTTTGTCTCACATGATGCCACGGCTGTTAAAGCCCTCTGCGATAAGGCATTGTTGCTGGATAACGGCAAGGTGTGCATGTGGGCTGATCCCGAAACAGTTATCGATCGTTATAATGGTATGATTTTAGAAAATTCCAATAACTTGAAATTCACGGAAGTGAAGGGTTTAAGCACAACTGATGAGTCAGATAATTATGTGCCTGAGCTCCGGTATGTAGATGGTTTTAAGGCGATGCATGCCCAAATCGACACAGGGGAGATCCTCCTCGTTGACTTTAGGGTGTTTGATCGGAGGGGACGGCAAATAATTTCGGCCAGAACGGGGGATCGTGTTCAAATCAAATACAAAGTACAGGCCAAAACTGATCTGGAAGATTTGTACTTTGGCATTTCTCTGCGGAATAATCTTGCCATCTCTATTTTTAATACAAACTCCTATGCGTTAGGGCAACAACCGTTCTCCCTTGGGCGCAATCAATTAGCAGAAATAATCTTTGAAATGCGCATCCCCATACAACTTGGTAATTATGGGCTCTGCATGGGAGTTGCATCCGGTGGGAATATGACAGGGAGTTTCGAACGATATTTGTTGAATGTCATAAATGCCGAAGTTCTTGAGGTTACTGGTGCCGGTGTACTTAGTCGATTCGGTGGAGTCGTTGATTTAGCACCTGAATATGCTGCCATAAAAGTTTAG
- a CDS encoding bifunctional 2-polyprenyl-6-hydroxyphenol methylase/3-demethylubiquinol 3-O-methyltransferase UbiG encodes MKTIKKNESMPFYRAFEELFRGPSAVIKKRLEVYLPFVQPLLNHHQPAKILDLGCGRGEWLELMRENGFEVEGIDLDNGMLQACVQLELPVIQGDAIELLKKKADASCSVISAFHVVEHISFEQVNELVAEALRVLKPGGLLILETPNPENLVVATSNFYLDPTHKRPIPPQLLAFTLKHDGFKRTKILRLQESEKLLNDSNPSLIEVLSGASPDYAVVAQKEGPAPIFEATNGAFAAEYGLSMETLAQRYEEQTIKKTDQSQVRDAELLEKLGQALATVQQAQALAQQAEVRALQAQNRAEQATLRNEEIQRQLEEALAAVQQAQAHSHASEAELDKTKQELHQVHQANHHHLQLAEARQQQIEALLKSKSWRLTWPLRQIMQGVKWAGRLPVRLSKDLLRLLLKVAVQGVLQRQTWRVKLKGWLQKYPRLYARLRQFALYYGLIDTSGGGDLSFVSPALKTTHEMQANLPSGQGNNSQGLDTLSPHARQIYHDLKAAMDQHRKGSN; translated from the coding sequence ATGAAGACTATAAAGAAAAATGAATCGATGCCATTTTACCGGGCCTTTGAAGAACTGTTTCGTGGCCCGAGCGCCGTGATTAAAAAACGGCTCGAAGTCTACCTGCCTTTTGTCCAACCTCTACTCAACCATCACCAGCCGGCGAAAATCCTTGATCTGGGGTGTGGCAGGGGGGAGTGGCTGGAGTTGATGCGTGAGAACGGATTCGAAGTTGAGGGCATCGATCTGGACAATGGGATGTTGCAGGCCTGTGTTCAGCTCGAGCTGCCGGTCATTCAGGGTGATGCGATTGAGCTTCTAAAAAAAAAGGCTGACGCCTCATGTTCTGTCATAAGTGCTTTTCATGTGGTTGAGCATATTTCGTTTGAGCAGGTCAACGAACTAGTAGCGGAGGCGCTGCGAGTACTCAAGCCAGGAGGATTGCTGATTCTTGAAACCCCCAATCCCGAAAATCTGGTGGTAGCCACCTCAAACTTTTATCTTGACCCCACCCACAAGCGGCCCATCCCCCCCCAGTTGTTGGCCTTCACCCTTAAGCATGACGGGTTCAAGCGGACCAAGATTTTACGACTGCAAGAATCAGAAAAACTTTTGAATGATTCAAACCCAAGCCTGATAGAGGTTTTGTCTGGTGCTAGCCCTGATTACGCCGTCGTCGCGCAAAAAGAAGGGCCAGCTCCAATATTCGAGGCGACGAACGGCGCCTTTGCAGCCGAATACGGGTTGAGCATGGAAACACTGGCACAGCGATATGAGGAGCAGACCATAAAAAAAACCGATCAGTCCCAGGTTCGTGACGCTGAGCTGCTTGAAAAGCTGGGCCAGGCGCTGGCAACCGTACAACAGGCCCAAGCGTTGGCACAGCAAGCCGAAGTCCGCGCCTTGCAGGCTCAGAACAGGGCCGAGCAGGCCACGCTTCGGAATGAGGAAATACAGCGGCAGCTGGAAGAAGCCCTTGCGGCAGTGCAACAGGCACAAGCTCATTCCCATGCGAGTGAAGCAGAACTCGACAAGACAAAGCAGGAGCTGCATCAGGTTCATCAGGCGAACCATCACCACTTGCAACTGGCCGAAGCAAGGCAACAACAGATTGAGGCCCTGCTTAAAAGCAAGTCGTGGCGTCTCACCTGGCCTTTACGCCAGATCATGCAAGGGGTCAAATGGGCTGGCCGATTGCCTGTTCGCTTGAGTAAGGACCTGCTGCGGCTTTTGCTTAAGGTGGCAGTCCAAGGAGTGCTGCAACGGCAGACATGGCGAGTAAAACTGAAAGGTTGGTTGCAGAAGTATCCAAGACTGTACGCCCGCCTCAGACAATTTGCGCTTTATTATGGGTTAATCGATACCTCTGGGGGCGGTGATTTATCCTTTGTTTCCCCGGCATTGAAGACAACACACGAGATGCAGGCCAATTTACCATCGGGGCAGGGAAACAACTCTCAGGGGCTGGACACACTCTCGCCCCATGCCAGGCAAATTTACCATGATTTGAAAGCGGCCATGGATCAGCACCGGAAGGGGAGCAACTGA
- a CDS encoding glycosyltransferase yields the protein MRIVIDMQGAQTESRFRGIGRYTMSFAQAVVRNRGEHEVILALSGLFPDTIEPIRAAFDGLLPQHNIRVWQAPGPVREEHLGNDSRRKVAELLREAFLASLHPDVIHISSLFEGYVDDAVTSIGRFDTATPVSLILYDLIPLLNPDHYLKPNPRYEKYYSQKVEYLRRAAKCLAISNFSREEGLEALGVDSDRMITISTAIDAHFQPRTIEEATADQLRQKFGISRPFVLYTGGADERKNLPRLIQAYAALPMDLRTSHQLVFAGKMPTGDVVRFQQVARSAGLKTDELLFTGYVTEDELVQLYNLCRLYVFPSWHEGFGLPALEAMACGASVIGANTSSLPEVIGLDEALFDPFDVADISQLLAKGLNDQAFRARLREHGLQQAKNFSWDETAKRAFAAWETLLHTQAGQASNSPLPGHKPRLAFVSPMPPERSGIADYSAELLPVLAEYYDIELVVAQERVDASWGSRHGKIRDVSWLRNHAGEIDRVLYQIGNSPFHRHMLSLLVEIPGTVVLHDFFMSGLMAWMELHGNEEHAWMNSLYVSHGYGAIRDRYQEADEAKRKYPVNWHILQNAQGVIVHSEYSRNLARQWYGNHHKIEWEIIPLLRSPASVIDKEAARKQLGIGDHDFVVCSFGFLDATKLNHSLLKAWLESKLGSDNQCHLVFVGENQGGDYGANLLKAIRTSGCSNRIRITGFASLDMYRRYLAAADLSVQLRTHSRGETSAAVLDCMNHALPLIVNANGSITEVDPEAVWMLPDEFDDRDLVDALEALWHDPVRRRSLGDRAQAIILDRHAPATCAKHYATAIERFHRHFEFSTPGLIKAIANQVSFVPDDGTLIRLSQSIATTLPVSQPARRLFLDVTATCSNDLKTGIERVARALLLALLDSPPTGYRIEPVYLSNAGGEWHYCHARGYTLGLLGCPVTMLKDEPIAPQNGDLLLSLDISGEKLIQAEQAGVFEGYRKKGVLVYSVVFDLLPLLMPHVFPPGADKNHARWLRSISTFDGAICISKTVAENLADWYVETGIDWQGRRPFQIMSWPLGADVSNSAPSTGLPDNAVSLFKQLTSRPSFLMVGTIEPRKGYLQTIAAFSNLWEEGADINLVIVGKEGWKNLPSGMRRDIPQTIECLRFHPELNKRLFWLEGISDEYLEKVYAICTCLIAASYGEGFGLPLIEAAQHKLPIIARDIPVFREVAGEHAFYFANEKDSIVISKAIIKWLDLYRTKNQPKSDKMRWFTWKESASQLTKLF from the coding sequence ATGCGTATCGTTATTGATATGCAGGGTGCGCAAACCGAAAGCCGTTTTCGCGGCATCGGCCGCTATACGATGTCGTTTGCCCAAGCCGTGGTCCGCAATCGCGGTGAGCATGAAGTTATACTGGCGCTTTCCGGATTGTTCCCCGACACCATCGAACCGATCCGCGCCGCCTTCGACGGCCTGCTGCCGCAGCACAATATTCGCGTCTGGCAGGCTCCCGGCCCGGTGCGGGAAGAACATCTCGGTAACGACAGCCGTCGAAAGGTCGCAGAACTGCTTCGTGAAGCCTTCTTGGCCAGCCTGCATCCCGATGTGATTCATATCAGCAGTCTGTTTGAAGGTTACGTAGACGATGCTGTCACCAGCATCGGTCGTTTCGACACCGCCACGCCGGTGAGTCTCATTCTCTATGACCTCATTCCGCTGCTCAATCCTGATCACTACCTCAAGCCCAATCCGCGTTACGAAAAATATTATTCGCAAAAAGTGGAGTATCTCCGTCGCGCGGCAAAGTGTCTGGCTATATCCAACTTCAGCCGGGAAGAAGGGCTTGAAGCGCTAGGTGTTGATAGCGACAGAATGATAACTATCTCCACGGCCATTGACGCGCATTTCCAGCCCCGCACGATTGAGGAAGCAACGGCTGACCAGCTTCGGCAAAAATTTGGCATCAGCCGCCCCTTTGTCCTCTATACCGGTGGCGCCGACGAACGCAAAAACCTGCCGCGCCTTATTCAAGCCTACGCCGCCCTTCCCATGGACCTGCGTACCTCTCATCAGCTCGTGTTCGCCGGCAAAATGCCCACTGGTGATGTGGTGAGGTTCCAACAGGTTGCTCGGTCTGCTGGGTTGAAAACGGACGAACTGCTCTTTACCGGCTATGTGACTGAAGACGAACTTGTTCAACTTTACAACCTCTGCCGGCTTTATGTCTTCCCCTCCTGGCACGAAGGCTTCGGCCTGCCGGCGCTGGAGGCGATGGCTTGTGGCGCCTCGGTGATTGGCGCCAATACCAGCAGCTTGCCTGAAGTGATCGGCTTGGATGAAGCGCTTTTCGATCCTTTCGATGTTGCTGACATCTCCCAGCTATTGGCTAAGGGTTTAAATGACCAAGCGTTCAGGGCCAGACTGCGTGAGCACGGCTTGCAGCAAGCCAAGAATTTTTCCTGGGATGAAACGGCCAAACGGGCTTTTGCTGCGTGGGAAACGTTGCTGCATACCCAAGCAGGACAAGCCTCCAATAGTCCGCTTCCCGGTCATAAGCCGAGACTCGCTTTCGTTTCACCGATGCCGCCCGAGCGTAGCGGCATCGCCGACTACAGTGCGGAGCTTCTGCCAGTCCTGGCCGAATATTACGACATTGAACTTGTGGTCGCACAGGAGCGAGTTGATGCCTCTTGGGGCAGCCGTCACGGCAAGATACGTGATGTATCGTGGCTGCGTAACCATGCCGGCGAGATCGATCGCGTACTCTACCAGATTGGCAACTCCCCTTTCCATAGGCATATGCTTTCCTTGCTGGTGGAAATTCCCGGAACGGTGGTACTGCACGATTTTTTCATGAGTGGCTTGATGGCTTGGATGGAACTTCATGGTAATGAAGAACACGCATGGATGAATTCACTTTATGTCTCGCACGGCTATGGTGCCATACGCGATCGTTACCAAGAAGCGGACGAAGCAAAGCGCAAATACCCGGTTAATTGGCATATTTTACAAAACGCCCAAGGGGTGATTGTCCACTCCGAATACTCCCGTAACCTGGCGCGGCAATGGTATGGAAATCATCATAAGATCGAATGGGAAATTATTCCCCTGCTTAGGTCTCCGGCGAGTGTAATTGACAAGGAGGCAGCGCGAAAGCAACTCGGCATCGGTGATCACGATTTTGTTGTGTGCAGCTTCGGCTTCCTGGATGCAACCAAGCTGAACCACAGTCTCCTCAAGGCTTGGCTGGAAAGCAAGCTGGGCAGCGATAACCAGTGTCACTTAGTTTTTGTAGGTGAAAACCAAGGTGGTGACTACGGCGCAAACCTGTTGAAAGCTATCCGCACCAGTGGTTGCTCAAACCGTATTCGCATCACGGGTTTTGCTTCACTCGATATGTACCGGCGCTATCTTGCTGCTGCCGATCTGTCAGTGCAATTACGCACCCACTCAAGGGGCGAAACCTCAGCTGCCGTTTTGGATTGCATGAATCATGCGTTGCCGCTCATCGTCAACGCCAACGGTTCGATAACGGAAGTTGATCCCGAAGCTGTGTGGATGTTGCCGGACGAATTTGACGATAGGGATCTTGTCGATGCTCTGGAAGCCTTATGGCACGATCCGGTACGTAGACGATCTCTAGGCGACCGGGCGCAAGCAATCATCCTCGACCGCCATGCTCCAGCAACATGTGCCAAACACTATGCAACCGCCATCGAACGCTTCCATAGGCACTTTGAATTTTCCACGCCTGGCCTTATTAAGGCCATCGCAAATCAGGTGTCATTTGTCCCCGATGATGGAACCCTGATCCGACTATCGCAATCCATAGCGACAACTCTACCAGTCTCCCAACCTGCCAGGAGATTATTCCTGGATGTGACTGCTACATGTAGCAATGACCTTAAGACTGGTATCGAGCGCGTCGCACGGGCTCTTTTATTGGCGTTACTGGACTCTCCCCCAACAGGCTATCGCATTGAACCCGTGTATCTCAGTAATGCTGGTGGCGAGTGGCATTATTGCCACGCGCGGGGCTACACGTTGGGGCTCTTGGGTTGTCCGGTGACCATGTTGAAGGATGAACCCATAGCACCCCAAAACGGTGACTTGTTGCTCAGTTTGGACATTTCTGGTGAGAAACTGATTCAGGCGGAACAGGCCGGGGTTTTTGAGGGTTATAGGAAAAAAGGTGTCTTAGTTTATTCTGTTGTGTTTGACTTGCTGCCGCTTCTTATGCCGCATGTTTTTCCTCCAGGGGCAGATAAAAATCATGCAAGGTGGCTACGTTCAATTTCAACGTTTGATGGCGCTATCTGTATTTCAAAAACTGTTGCGGAGAATCTCGCCGATTGGTATGTGGAAACGGGCATAGATTGGCAAGGTAGACGCCCTTTTCAAATTATGTCATGGCCTTTGGGGGCTGATGTTTCCAATTCTGCGCCCAGCACTGGGTTGCCTGATAATGCTGTTAGTTTATTCAAACAGCTAACCTCTCGCCCCAGTTTTTTGATGGTAGGGACTATTGAACCGCGTAAGGGATATTTGCAGACCATTGCGGCCTTTAGCAATCTTTGGGAAGAAGGGGCTGATATCAACCTTGTCATCGTTGGCAAGGAGGGCTGGAAAAACCTGCCTAGTGGAATGCGCCGAGACATTCCTCAAACTATTGAATGTCTCCGTTTTCATCCTGAATTGAATAAACGCTTGTTCTGGCTCGAAGGGATCAGCGATGAATATCTGGAAAAAGTCTACGCCATTTGCACATGCCTGATTGCCGCGTCTTACGGCGAAGGTTTCGGTTTACCCTTAATAGAGGCCGCCCAACACAAGCTCCCAATCATTGCAAGGGATATTCCTGTGTTCCGAGAGGTGGCTGGTGAACATGCTTTCTACTTCGCTAATGAGAAAGATTCCATCGTAATATCTAAGGCAATTATAAAGTGGTTGGATCTATACAGGACAAAAAATCAGCCCAAATCTGATAAAATGCGTTGGTTCACTTGGAAGGAAAGCGCTAGTCAATTGACAAAACTTTTTTAA
- a CDS encoding FkbM family methyltransferase has protein sequence MEKKIKIADRDYIVSSDDNYLNAVGSVFEPYMVKLFQSVVGPDDVVADIGGNIGLTAILFSTLAKYVYAFEPSSTTFNILKNNIARTGFTNIEAINLGLGVEKQSVTLTFAKNNRSGGYVSNKIMPEGGHITETVNIETLDDYFETKRPIPTFLKIDVEGFEKNVIEGGGKLIKKYQPTVVMEMNHFCLDVLQRITIPDFLDFMRGVFPYLYAVDSDNMSVVNLHVPDQAYMVMYEHVVNRRYPNIVGFFKKEIKEKLKKLVLVEERSIGKKLFETPEVQEPLGSIISKNVMKLPLLLNPGEVFLIDLELRNSSKEKWYSYGSKPIFISYHWYKTEGDTVIYDGVRSVLSKEFIAPSTYSTECAKIIAPTEKGEYNLIVTLVQEGVSWLESRGFEPVMIKTIVS, from the coding sequence GTGGAAAAAAAAATAAAGATTGCTGACAGAGATTATATCGTGTCATCAGACGATAACTATCTTAATGCAGTGGGCAGTGTTTTTGAACCATATATGGTTAAATTGTTCCAATCTGTTGTTGGTCCTGACGATGTTGTAGCTGACATTGGCGGTAATATAGGACTAACGGCGATACTTTTTTCAACCTTGGCCAAATATGTTTATGCTTTTGAACCAAGTTCAACAACGTTTAATATTTTGAAAAATAATATAGCTCGTACTGGTTTCACAAATATTGAAGCCATCAACCTTGGGCTTGGGGTTGAAAAACAGTCTGTGACACTTACCTTTGCTAAAAACAACCGATCAGGTGGATATGTCAGTAACAAGATCATGCCCGAAGGTGGACATATCACAGAGACTGTCAATATTGAGACTCTCGACGATTATTTCGAAACCAAGCGGCCAATACCAACATTTTTAAAAATAGATGTAGAGGGTTTTGAAAAGAACGTCATAGAAGGTGGGGGGAAATTAATAAAAAAATATCAACCAACAGTTGTTATGGAAATGAATCATTTTTGCCTTGATGTGTTGCAACGTATTACTATCCCTGACTTTTTAGATTTTATGAGAGGGGTATTTCCTTATTTGTATGCTGTCGATTCGGACAATATGTCAGTCGTTAATCTTCATGTGCCTGATCAGGCATATATGGTTATGTATGAACACGTGGTTAATAGAAGATATCCAAATATTGTCGGTTTTTTTAAAAAAGAAATAAAAGAAAAGTTGAAAAAATTAGTTTTAGTTGAAGAGCGATCAATAGGTAAAAAGCTTTTTGAAACACCGGAAGTTCAGGAACCTTTAGGTTCAATTATTTCTAAAAATGTCATGAAATTACCTTTATTGCTTAACCCTGGTGAAGTATTTTTAATTGACCTTGAATTGCGCAACTCCAGTAAAGAAAAATGGTATAGCTATGGGTCTAAACCTATTTTTATCAGTTACCACTGGTATAAAACAGAAGGTGATACTGTAATTTATGATGGAGTTCGGTCTGTTTTATCAAAAGAATTTATCGCGCCATCAACTTACTCGACTGAATGTGCAAAAATTATCGCTCCAACAGAAAAAGGGGAGTACAATCTCATTGTAACCCTAGTTCAAGAGGGTGTGTCCTGGCTTGAATCAAGGGGCTTTGAACCAGTTATGATAAAAACTATTGTCAGTTAA
- a CDS encoding UDP-glucuronic acid decarboxylase family protein: MRVSNRKRVLVTGGAGFLGSHLCERLLLDGCDVLCVDNFYSGTKDNVTHLIGNPHFELMRHDVTFPLYIEVDEIYNLACPASPIHYQWDPVQTTKTSVHGAINMLGLAKRTKAKILQASTSEVYGDPEVHPQQESYWGHVNPIGIRSCYDEGKRCAETLFFDYRRQHDLGIKVVRIFNTYGPRMHPNDGRVVSNFIVQALRGENITIYGDGSQTRSFCYVDDLIEGFVRMMATSHEITGPFNMGNPVEFTIKGLAETVLNLVGGPSKLVFKPLPQDDPKQRQPDISLVRAKLGWEPKIPLEEGLDQTVNYFRRFLGI; encoded by the coding sequence ATGCGGGTTTCTAATAGAAAAAGAGTCTTGGTGACAGGTGGCGCAGGATTTTTAGGCTCGCATCTGTGCGAGAGGCTGCTCTTGGACGGTTGCGATGTACTCTGTGTTGATAATTTTTATAGTGGAACTAAGGACAATGTCACCCATTTAATAGGAAATCCACACTTTGAATTGATGCGCCATGACGTCACCTTTCCTCTTTATATTGAGGTAGACGAAATCTACAATTTGGCCTGTCCAGCATCGCCTATCCATTATCAATGGGATCCAGTGCAGACGACCAAGACAAGTGTTCATGGGGCCATTAATATGCTGGGCCTTGCTAAGCGTACTAAGGCCAAAATTCTTCAGGCGTCGACCAGCGAGGTGTATGGCGATCCAGAGGTTCATCCTCAACAGGAGAGTTATTGGGGGCATGTCAACCCAATAGGAATACGCTCCTGCTATGACGAAGGCAAACGTTGTGCGGAGACATTATTTTTCGACTATCGTCGACAGCACGACCTAGGGATAAAGGTAGTTAGAATTTTTAACACTTACGGGCCTCGGATGCACCCTAATGACGGACGGGTTGTGAGTAACTTTATTGTTCAGGCTCTCCGTGGCGAAAATATCACTATCTATGGTGATGGTTCTCAGACCCGCAGTTTTTGCTATGTGGATGATCTTATTGAGGGTTTTGTACGGATGATGGCCACATCCCATGAAATCACCGGACCATTCAATATGGGTAACCCTGTTGAGTTCACTATCAAAGGGCTTGCAGAGACTGTGCTTAATCTAGTCGGCGGGCCTTCAAAATTAGTTTTTAAACCTTTACCTCAGGATGATCCGAAACAAAGGCAGCCTGATATTTCTTTGGTTAGAGCAAAACTGGGCTGGGAACCAAAAATACCTTTGGAAGAGGGTCTCGACCAGACTGTTAATTACTTTCGGAGATTCCTTGGGATATGA